The following proteins are encoded in a genomic region of Micromonospora olivasterospora:
- a CDS encoding MBL fold metallo-hydrolase — MLVAGFPADAFGTNCYVVATAPGEQCVVVDPGIGVIDRLDAVLAEHRLHPAAVLLTHGHLDHTFSVAPVCGARGITAYVHPDDRELLADPAKALSTDLTQLFGGRLPYAEPEDVAELTDGATLALAGLEITVDHAPGHTGGSVLFRMPGAGSPWEAEQICLSGDVLFAGSIGRTDLPGGSMPRMLASLRDKVLPLADDTVVLPGHGPATTIGRERATNPYLVEVAGADAARPAAPTRGL, encoded by the coding sequence GTGCTCGTGGCCGGCTTTCCCGCGGACGCCTTCGGCACCAACTGCTACGTGGTGGCGACCGCGCCGGGGGAGCAGTGCGTGGTGGTCGACCCGGGCATCGGGGTGATCGACCGGCTCGACGCCGTGCTCGCCGAGCACCGCCTGCACCCGGCCGCCGTGCTGCTCACCCACGGCCACCTGGACCACACCTTCTCCGTCGCGCCGGTCTGCGGCGCCCGGGGCATCACCGCGTACGTGCACCCCGACGACCGCGAGCTGCTGGCCGACCCGGCCAAGGCGCTCTCGACGGACCTCACCCAGCTCTTCGGCGGTCGGCTGCCGTACGCCGAGCCGGAGGACGTGGCCGAGCTCACCGACGGGGCCACCCTCGCCCTGGCCGGCTTGGAGATCACCGTCGACCACGCCCCGGGCCATACCGGCGGGTCGGTGCTGTTCCGGATGCCCGGCGCCGGCTCGCCCTGGGAGGCCGAGCAGATCTGCCTCTCCGGTGACGTGCTCTTCGCCGGCTCGATCGGCCGCACCGACCTGCCGGGCGGCAGCATGCCCCGGATGCTCGCCAGCCTGCGGGACAAGGTCCTCCCGCTGGCCGACGACACCGTGGTGCTGCCCGGCCACGGCCCCGCGACCACCATCGGCCGCGAGCGCGCGACCAACCCGTACCTCGTCGAGGTGGCGGGGGCGGACGCCGCGCGCCCGGCCGCGCCCACCCGCGGCCTGTAG
- a CDS encoding S1 family peptidase, translating to MRPTRSSLLRAAAVAAAGTLVAAGALIGAPAQAAPLTSADTAASLADRLGDRAAGTYADASGRMIVAVTDEATARQVRAAGAIAKLVTRGAAELNRATAELERSAKIPGTAWWTDVVTNQVVISVDPTVTGAKLERVKAAAARTNGAVRIEREAGALSTRISGGQAIYAQGGGRCSLGFNVRSSSGVTYFLTAGHCTDIAANWYSNSAQTALIGTRAGTSFPGNDYGIVRHSNSANASGDVYLYNGSYQDVTGAANAFVGQSVQRSGSTTGLRGGSVTAINATVNYAQGSVYGLIRTNVCAEPGDSGGSLFSGSTALGLTSGGSGNCTVGGTTYFQPVTEPMSVYGVSII from the coding sequence ATGCGACCCACGAGGTCCTCGCTCCTCCGCGCCGCGGCCGTCGCCGCGGCCGGCACCCTGGTTGCCGCCGGCGCCCTGATCGGCGCGCCTGCCCAGGCCGCCCCGCTCACGTCCGCCGACACCGCCGCCAGCCTGGCCGACCGGCTCGGCGACCGCGCCGCCGGCACGTACGCCGACGCCAGCGGCCGCATGATCGTCGCCGTGACCGACGAGGCCACCGCCCGTCAGGTCCGGGCCGCCGGCGCGATCGCGAAGCTCGTCACGCGGGGCGCCGCGGAGCTGAACCGGGCCACCGCGGAGCTGGAGCGCTCGGCGAAGATCCCGGGCACCGCCTGGTGGACCGACGTCGTCACCAACCAGGTCGTGATCTCGGTTGACCCGACCGTCACCGGCGCCAAGCTGGAGCGCGTCAAGGCCGCCGCCGCCCGGACCAACGGCGCCGTCCGCATCGAGCGTGAGGCCGGCGCGCTGAGCACCCGGATCTCCGGCGGCCAGGCCATCTACGCCCAGGGCGGTGGCCGCTGCTCGCTCGGCTTCAACGTCCGCAGCAGCTCCGGCGTCACCTACTTCCTGACCGCCGGCCACTGCACCGACATTGCCGCGAACTGGTACAGCAACTCGGCGCAGACCGCCCTCATCGGCACCCGGGCCGGCACCAGCTTCCCGGGCAACGACTACGGCATCGTCCGGCACAGCAACTCCGCCAACGCGAGTGGCGACGTGTACCTGTACAACGGCAGCTACCAGGACGTCACCGGCGCCGCCAACGCGTTCGTCGGCCAGAGCGTGCAGCGCTCCGGCAGCACCACCGGCCTGCGCGGCGGCTCCGTGACCGCTATCAACGCCACGGTCAACTACGCCCAGGGCAGCGTCTACGGCCTGATCCGCACCAACGTCTGCGCCGAGCCCGGCGACAGCGGCGGCTCGCTGTTCAGCGGCAGCACCGCCCTCGGCCTCACCTCGGGCGGCAGCGGCAACTGCACCGTCGGTGGCACGACCTACTTCCAGCCGGTCACCGAGCCGATGAGCGTCTACGGCGTCAGCATCATCTGA
- a CDS encoding PaaI family thioesterase — protein MTQTQQPVRSRTFSWSDPVAGAAHIGRRSGLELLRAMIAGELAAPPVMHLMDMARLEADEGRVAVELVPQEFHYNPLGTVHGGVISTLLDTAAGCAVHSTLPAGVGYTSLDLNVRFLRPVTVDSGTLRCEGSVLQRGRRTALAEARLLDGAGRLTAHATSTCLLSPLN, from the coding sequence ATGACACAGACGCAGCAGCCTGTGCGCAGCCGCACCTTCTCCTGGTCCGACCCGGTGGCCGGCGCCGCCCACATCGGACGGCGCAGCGGCCTGGAACTGCTCCGGGCGATGATCGCCGGTGAGCTGGCCGCGCCGCCGGTCATGCACCTGATGGACATGGCCCGGCTGGAGGCCGACGAGGGCCGGGTCGCGGTCGAGCTCGTGCCGCAGGAGTTCCACTACAACCCGCTGGGCACGGTGCACGGCGGAGTGATCTCCACCCTGCTGGACACCGCCGCGGGCTGCGCCGTGCACAGCACCCTGCCGGCGGGGGTCGGCTACACGTCGCTCGACCTCAACGTGAGGTTCCTCCGCCCGGTGACGGTGGACAGCGGCACCCTGCGCTGCGAGGGCAGCGTCCTGCAACGCGGCCGGCGCACCGCGCTCGCCGAGGCCAGGCTGCTCGACGGCGCGGGCCGCCTCACGGCCCACGCCACCTCGACCTGCCTCCTCTCCCCCCTAAACTAA
- the aspS gene encoding aspartate--tRNA ligase, with translation MIRTHDAGSLRATDAGTTVTLAGWVARRRDHGGVIFVDLRDGSGIVQVVFREEDAHALRNEFCVKVTGEVTRRPEGNENPELPTGEIEVTATALEVLSEAAPLPLPVDDQVEAGDDIRLKYRYLDLRRSGPARAMRLRSRANQLARTVLHERDFLEIETPTLTRSTPEGARDFLVPVRLQPGSWYALPQSPQLFKQLLMVGGMERYYQIARCYRDEDFRADRQPEFTQLDIEMSFVTEDDVIDLGEAIVSALWSDLAGYEIPRPIPRITWHDAMARYGSDKPDLRYGVELTELTEYLRGTEFRVFASAIDAGGYVGAVVMPGGASQTRKELDGWQDWAKARGARGLAYVVLDAETGEARGPVAKNLSEAHLAGLADAVGAKPGDAIFFAASTNTREAQELLGAARVEIAKRAKLVDESAWAFCWVVDAPMFEPTSDQENGREGGWTAVHHPFTSPNAEWVDRFEEAPDRALAYAYDIVCNGNEIGGGSIRIHRGDVQQRVFDLLGITPEEARDKFGFLLEAFKYGAPPHGGIAFGWDRVCMLLAGADSIREVIAFPKTRGGFDPLTGAPTPITAQQRAEAGIDAKPKPPAAAHTGTAGPAAPVADPT, from the coding sequence GTGATCCGTACCCATGACGCCGGCAGCCTGCGCGCGACGGACGCCGGCACCACGGTGACGCTCGCCGGGTGGGTGGCCCGCCGGCGCGACCACGGCGGTGTCATCTTCGTCGACCTGCGCGACGGCTCCGGCATCGTCCAGGTGGTCTTCCGCGAGGAGGACGCCCACGCGCTGCGCAACGAGTTCTGCGTCAAGGTGACCGGCGAGGTGACCCGCCGCCCCGAGGGCAACGAGAACCCGGAACTGCCCACCGGCGAGATCGAGGTGACCGCGACCGCCCTGGAGGTGCTCTCCGAGGCGGCGCCGCTGCCGCTGCCGGTCGACGACCAGGTCGAGGCCGGCGACGACATCCGGCTCAAGTACCGCTACCTGGACCTGCGCCGCAGCGGCCCGGCCCGCGCGATGCGGCTGCGCTCGCGGGCCAACCAGCTGGCCCGCACCGTGCTGCACGAGCGGGACTTCCTGGAGATCGAGACGCCGACGCTGACCCGCTCGACCCCGGAGGGCGCCCGCGACTTCCTGGTCCCGGTCCGCCTCCAGCCGGGCAGCTGGTACGCCCTGCCGCAGTCGCCGCAGCTGTTCAAGCAGCTGCTGATGGTGGGCGGCATGGAGCGGTATTACCAGATCGCCCGCTGCTACCGCGACGAGGACTTCCGCGCCGACCGGCAGCCGGAGTTCACCCAGCTCGACATCGAGATGTCCTTCGTCACCGAGGACGACGTGATCGACCTCGGCGAGGCCATCGTCTCGGCGCTCTGGTCCGACCTCGCGGGCTACGAGATCCCCCGGCCGATCCCGCGCATCACCTGGCACGACGCCATGGCCCGGTACGGCTCGGACAAGCCGGACCTGCGCTACGGCGTCGAGCTGACCGAGCTGACCGAGTACCTGCGCGGCACCGAGTTCCGGGTCTTCGCGTCGGCGATCGACGCGGGCGGGTACGTCGGCGCGGTGGTCATGCCGGGCGGCGCGAGCCAGACCCGCAAGGAGCTGGACGGCTGGCAGGACTGGGCGAAGGCGCGCGGCGCGCGTGGCCTGGCGTACGTGGTGCTCGACGCCGAGACCGGCGAGGCCCGCGGCCCGGTGGCCAAGAACCTCTCCGAGGCGCACCTGGCCGGGCTGGCCGACGCGGTCGGCGCGAAGCCGGGCGACGCGATCTTCTTCGCCGCGAGCACGAACACCCGGGAGGCGCAGGAGCTGCTGGGCGCGGCCCGGGTCGAGATCGCCAAGCGGGCCAAGCTGGTCGACGAGAGCGCCTGGGCGTTCTGCTGGGTGGTCGACGCGCCGATGTTCGAGCCGACCTCCGACCAGGAGAACGGCCGGGAGGGCGGCTGGACGGCCGTGCACCACCCGTTCACCTCGCCGAACGCCGAGTGGGTGGACCGGTTCGAGGAGGCGCCCGACCGGGCGCTGGCGTACGCGTACGACATCGTCTGCAACGGCAACGAGATCGGCGGCGGCTCGATCCGTATCCACCGCGGCGACGTGCAGCAGCGCGTCTTCGACCTGCTCGGCATCACCCCCGAGGAGGCGCGGGACAAGTTCGGCTTCCTGCTGGAGGCGTTCAAGTACGGCGCCCCGCCGCACGGCGGCATCGCGTTCGGCTGGGACCGGGTGTGCATGCTGCTGGCCGGGGCCGACTCGATCCGCGAGGTCATCGCGTTCCCGAAGACCCGGGGTGGCTTCGACCCGCTCACCGGCGCGCCGACGCCGATCACGGCGCAGCAGCGCGCCGAGGCCGGCATCGACGCCAAGCCGAAGCCGCCCGCGGCGGCCCACACCGGCACCGCCGGGCCGGCCGCCCCGGTCGCCGACCCGACCTGA
- the hisS gene encoding histidine--tRNA ligase — translation MSKPTPISGFPEWTPPQRMIEQFVLDRIRATFELYGFAPLETRSVEPLDQLLRKGETSKEVYVLRRLQADADGPAGDDALGLHFDLTVPFARYVLENAGKLQFPFRRYQIQKVWRGERPQEGRYREFVQADIDIVDRDTLPAHHEAEMPLVIGDALRSLPIPPVTIQVNNRKICEGFYRGIGLTDPEAALRAVDKLDKIGPARVAELLAETAGASEAQAKACLALAEISAPDASFADAVRALGVREPLLEEGIEELVAVVETAAAHSPGLCRADLRIARGLDYYTGTVYETQLTGYERFGSVCSGGRYDNLASSGATSFPGVGISIGVTRLLGLLFGAGALSVSRSVPTCVLVAVTSEEQRPASNRVADALRSRGVPTEVSPSAAKFGKQIRYAERRGIPYVWFPGAEGAADEVKDIRSGEQQPASAGEWNPPRADLKPLVG, via the coding sequence ATGAGCAAGCCCACGCCCATTTCCGGCTTCCCCGAGTGGACGCCGCCGCAGCGGATGATCGAGCAGTTCGTCCTCGACCGGATCCGCGCCACGTTCGAGCTGTACGGCTTCGCTCCCCTCGAGACCCGCTCGGTGGAGCCCCTGGACCAGCTGCTGCGCAAGGGGGAGACCTCCAAGGAGGTCTACGTGCTGCGCCGGTTGCAGGCCGACGCCGACGGCCCGGCCGGCGACGACGCCCTCGGCCTGCACTTCGACCTGACCGTGCCGTTCGCCCGGTACGTGCTGGAGAACGCCGGCAAGCTCCAGTTCCCGTTCCGCCGCTACCAGATCCAGAAGGTGTGGCGCGGCGAGCGCCCGCAGGAGGGGCGGTACCGGGAGTTCGTCCAGGCCGACATCGACATCGTCGACCGGGACACCCTGCCGGCGCACCACGAGGCGGAGATGCCGCTGGTCATCGGCGACGCGCTGCGGTCGCTGCCGATCCCGCCGGTGACGATCCAGGTCAACAACCGCAAGATCTGCGAGGGCTTCTACCGGGGTATCGGCCTGACCGACCCGGAGGCCGCCCTGCGCGCGGTCGACAAGCTCGACAAGATCGGCCCGGCGCGGGTGGCCGAGCTGCTCGCCGAGACGGCCGGGGCGAGCGAGGCGCAGGCCAAGGCGTGCCTGGCGCTGGCCGAGATCTCCGCGCCGGACGCGTCCTTCGCCGACGCGGTGCGCGCCCTCGGGGTGCGCGAGCCGCTGTTGGAGGAGGGCATCGAGGAGCTGGTCGCGGTGGTGGAGACCGCCGCCGCGCACTCCCCGGGGCTGTGCCGGGCCGACCTGCGGATCGCCCGTGGCCTGGACTACTACACCGGCACCGTCTACGAGACCCAGCTGACCGGTTACGAGCGGTTCGGCTCGGTCTGCTCCGGCGGCCGGTACGACAACCTGGCGAGCTCCGGCGCCACCAGCTTCCCGGGCGTGGGCATCTCGATCGGGGTGACCCGCCTGCTCGGGCTGCTCTTCGGCGCCGGCGCCCTGTCGGTCTCCCGCAGCGTGCCGACCTGCGTGCTGGTCGCCGTCACGAGCGAGGAGCAGCGGCCGGCGAGCAACCGCGTCGCCGACGCGCTGCGGTCCCGGGGCGTCCCGACGGAGGTGTCGCCGAGCGCGGCGAAGTTCGGCAAGCAGATCCGGTACGCCGAGCGGCGTGGCATCCCGTACGTCTGGTTCCCCGGCGCCGAGGGCGCGGCGGACGAGGTCAAGGACATCCGCTCGGGCGAGCAGCAGCCAGCCTCCGCCGGCGAGTGGAACCCGCCCCGCGCCGACCTCAAGCCCCTGGTGGGGTGA
- a CDS encoding peptidylprolyl isomerase, producing the protein MTSTRERQRAAARARLEREMAERAAKARRRRQTQAIVGAAAALVLVVAGTVWLATSIGGDDDKKQDTAAAPGFVQCAWTEIPKDQRTKEIKDVGLPQTQQPNTGVQTLTLETNLGAITAKVDRSLVPCTAASFTHLASRNFFDNSKCHRLVTEGIKVLQCGDPSATGKGWRETDGTGGPSYKMAEENLPTDKRPPYPEGVIAMAKSRDPGSTGSQFFIVYGDSPLDPDYTVLGTITGGMDIVKDVAKAGDDKAYAQQAGGGHPKKEVVINKLTMSEPQG; encoded by the coding sequence GTGACGTCGACGAGAGAGCGGCAGCGCGCGGCGGCGCGCGCCCGGCTCGAGCGGGAGATGGCCGAGCGGGCGGCCAAGGCCCGCAGGCGCCGGCAGACGCAGGCCATCGTCGGGGCCGCCGCGGCCCTGGTGCTCGTGGTCGCCGGCACCGTGTGGCTGGCCACCAGCATCGGCGGCGACGACGACAAGAAGCAGGACACCGCCGCCGCGCCCGGCTTCGTGCAGTGCGCCTGGACGGAGATCCCGAAGGACCAGCGCACCAAGGAGATCAAGGACGTCGGGCTGCCGCAGACGCAGCAGCCGAACACCGGCGTCCAGACCCTGACGTTGGAGACCAACCTGGGTGCCATCACCGCCAAGGTCGACCGGTCCCTCGTGCCGTGCACCGCGGCCAGCTTCACCCACCTGGCCAGCAGGAACTTCTTCGACAACTCCAAGTGCCACCGCCTCGTGACCGAGGGCATCAAGGTGCTCCAGTGCGGCGACCCGAGCGCGACGGGCAAGGGCTGGCGGGAGACCGACGGCACCGGCGGCCCGAGCTACAAGATGGCCGAGGAGAACCTGCCCACCGACAAGCGGCCGCCGTACCCGGAGGGGGTCATCGCGATGGCCAAGTCGCGGGATCCGGGCAGCACGGGCAGCCAGTTCTTCATCGTCTACGGCGACTCGCCGCTGGACCCGGACTACACCGTGCTGGGGACGATCACCGGCGGGATGGACATCGTGAAGGACGTCGCCAAGGCCGGCGACGACAAGGCGTACGCCCAGCAGGCCGGCGGCGGCCACCCGAAGAAGGAGGTCGTCATCAACAAGCTGACGATGAGCGAGCCGCAGGGCTGA
- a CDS encoding helix-turn-helix domain-containing protein has translation MGNGERPAPRSVRLDHRQVRVLAHPLRLRLLGALRVKGPATATTLAELLHTNTGATSYHLRQLAEVELVVEAPDLGSGRQRWWRAAHDVTSWEPSDFDDDPDARAAIEWIQGDQVRLLVERAERWFAVQHEWSPAWRDALGMGDIFMTVPPERLEALKTELWQVLERYRHEANAGPAAPGAERVQIFLAAYPLFKEMR, from the coding sequence ATGGGGAACGGCGAGAGGCCGGCGCCGCGCAGCGTGCGCCTCGACCACCGACAGGTGCGGGTGCTGGCGCACCCGCTGCGGCTGCGCCTGCTCGGGGCGCTGCGGGTGAAGGGACCGGCGACGGCGACCACCCTCGCCGAGCTGCTGCACACCAACACCGGGGCGACCAGCTACCACCTGCGCCAGCTCGCCGAGGTCGAACTGGTCGTGGAGGCCCCCGACCTGGGCAGCGGCCGGCAGCGCTGGTGGCGGGCCGCGCACGACGTCACCAGCTGGGAGCCCAGCGACTTCGACGACGACCCGGACGCCCGCGCCGCCATCGAGTGGATCCAGGGCGACCAGGTGCGCCTCCTGGTCGAGCGCGCCGAGCGGTGGTTCGCCGTCCAGCACGAGTGGTCCCCGGCCTGGCGGGACGCCCTCGGCATGGGCGACATCTTCATGACCGTCCCGCCCGAGCGGCTGGAGGCGCTCAAGACCGAGCTGTGGCAGGTCCTCGAGCGCTACCGGCACGAGGCCAACGCCGGGCCGGCCGCGCCCGGCGCCGAGCGGGTGCAGATCTTCCTCGCCGCGTACCCGCTGTTCAAGGAGATGCGATGA
- a CDS encoding winged helix-turn-helix transcriptional regulator: MRPAALDWSVENCTIARAMAILGERWTLVVLREVFNGVRRFDDMRVHTGIPRQLLANRLAALVEREVLRREPYREPGSRVRHECRLTEKGLDLWPVLVAVLDWGDRYLADPDGSPLSVAHRDCGAEVRVELRCAAGHEVAVPRDVLPRPGPGARRREAAPERGSGD, translated from the coding sequence GTGAGACCCGCGGCACTGGACTGGTCGGTGGAGAACTGCACCATCGCCCGCGCGATGGCGATCCTCGGCGAGCGGTGGACGCTGGTCGTGCTCCGCGAGGTGTTCAACGGCGTGCGCCGCTTCGACGACATGCGCGTACACACCGGCATCCCGCGCCAGTTGCTCGCCAACCGGCTGGCCGCCCTGGTCGAGCGGGAGGTGCTGCGCCGGGAGCCGTACCGGGAGCCGGGCAGCCGGGTGCGCCACGAGTGCCGGCTCACGGAGAAGGGCCTCGACCTCTGGCCCGTGCTGGTCGCCGTGCTCGACTGGGGCGACCGCTACCTCGCCGACCCGGACGGCTCGCCACTCAGCGTGGCGCACCGGGACTGCGGGGCCGAGGTGCGCGTGGAGCTGCGCTGCGCGGCCGGGCACGAGGTGGCCGTGCCGCGCGACGTGCTGCCCCGACCCGGCCCGGGCGCCCGCCGCCGCGAGGCGGCGCCGGAGCGCGGCAGCGGGGACTGA
- a CDS encoding acyl-ACP desaturase, with translation MTILSQTALLIELEPVVAKNLDRHLAMAKEWFPHEYVPWSEGRTFDGPLGGAAWAESDSRVPDVARTALVVNLLTEDNLPSYHHEIATLFGRDGAWGNWVHRWTAEEGRHGTAIRDYLTVTRAVDPVALERARMTHMSAGYTNAHGDEVLHSLAYVSFQELATRVSHRNTGRATGDPVCEALLARVAADENLHMVFYRNLLGAAFELAPSQAMRAVADVLADFQMPGVGIEGFARKSVAIALAGIYDLRQHRDEVVAPVLRQWDVFSVTGLDADGEVARDQIAAHLDTLERQASRFEEKRDARAARLTPTR, from the coding sequence GTGACCATACTCAGCCAGACCGCCCTGCTCATCGAACTCGAACCGGTCGTGGCGAAGAACCTCGACCGGCACCTGGCTATGGCGAAGGAGTGGTTCCCGCACGAGTATGTCCCGTGGAGCGAGGGGCGAACCTTCGACGGCCCGCTCGGCGGTGCGGCGTGGGCGGAGTCCGACTCGCGCGTTCCCGACGTGGCCCGTACGGCGCTCGTCGTCAACCTGCTGACCGAGGACAACCTCCCCTCGTACCACCACGAGATCGCCACGCTGTTCGGTCGGGACGGGGCCTGGGGGAACTGGGTGCACCGGTGGACGGCCGAGGAGGGGCGGCACGGCACCGCCATCCGTGACTACCTGACGGTGACCCGGGCGGTGGACCCGGTGGCGCTGGAGCGGGCCCGGATGACGCACATGTCCGCCGGCTACACCAATGCCCACGGCGACGAGGTGCTGCACTCGCTGGCGTACGTGTCGTTCCAGGAACTGGCCACCCGGGTCTCGCACCGCAACACCGGCCGGGCGACCGGCGACCCGGTGTGCGAGGCGCTGCTGGCCCGCGTCGCCGCCGACGAGAACCTGCACATGGTCTTCTACCGCAACCTGCTCGGCGCGGCGTTCGAGTTGGCCCCGAGTCAGGCGATGCGGGCGGTGGCCGACGTGCTGGCCGACTTCCAGATGCCCGGCGTCGGGATCGAGGGGTTCGCCCGCAAGTCCGTGGCGATCGCCCTTGCCGGCATCTACGACCTGCGGCAGCACCGCGACGAGGTGGTCGCGCCGGTGCTGCGCCAGTGGGACGTCTTCTCCGTCACCGGCCTGGACGCCGACGGCGAGGTCGCCCGCGACCAGATCGCCGCCCACCTCGACACCCTGGAGCGCCAGGCGTCCCGGTTCGAGGAGAAGCGGGACGCCCGAGCCGCCCGCCTCACCCCCACCCGCTGA
- a CDS encoding peptidylprolyl isomerase: MASSRDRQRKLARAKLDRQLARRAARARRRRRIQAGVGAAVVLALIVVGSAWALGAFDEDPKENAAAEDVCLWTPQDATANTSLKDVGTPATKGLPTSGTRPMTITTNQGGPVTVELDLASAPCAGASIAHLASRSFYDNTKCHEITAEGALRCGDPSGTGLGGPTYSFYDDENVPVQPEASPSASPAPGQPPAYPKGTVAMMANPPGSNGSQFLVFFKDYSPAKPAYSVIGKVTGGLDVITKIGALPTVDNGSGAKVKPKTDVVIQSLTVGEATTAPAATTASGAPSASPSAG, from the coding sequence GTGGCTTCCAGCAGGGACCGGCAGCGCAAACTGGCGCGGGCCAAGCTCGACCGGCAGCTGGCCCGCCGGGCCGCCCGGGCCAGGCGGCGCCGGCGGATCCAGGCTGGCGTCGGCGCGGCGGTGGTGCTCGCGCTGATCGTGGTCGGCTCGGCGTGGGCGCTGGGCGCGTTCGACGAGGATCCGAAGGAGAACGCGGCCGCCGAGGACGTCTGCCTCTGGACCCCGCAGGACGCCACCGCGAACACCAGCCTCAAGGACGTGGGCACGCCCGCCACCAAGGGCCTGCCGACCTCCGGCACCCGGCCGATGACCATCACCACCAACCAGGGCGGCCCGGTCACGGTCGAGCTCGACCTCGCCTCGGCCCCCTGCGCCGGCGCGAGCATCGCCCACCTGGCGAGCCGCTCGTTCTACGACAACACCAAGTGCCACGAGATCACCGCCGAGGGCGCCCTGCGCTGCGGCGATCCCAGTGGCACCGGCCTGGGCGGGCCGACCTACTCGTTCTACGACGACGAGAACGTCCCCGTGCAGCCCGAGGCGAGCCCGTCCGCCAGCCCCGCCCCCGGCCAGCCCCCGGCGTACCCGAAGGGCACGGTCGCGATGATGGCCAACCCGCCGGGCAGCAACGGCAGCCAGTTCCTCGTCTTCTTCAAGGACTACAGCCCCGCCAAGCCGGCCTACTCGGTGATCGGAAAGGTCACCGGCGGGCTCGACGTGATCACGAAGATCGGCGCCCTGCCGACCGTGGACAATGGGAGTGGAGCCAAGGTCAAGCCGAAGACCGACGTGGTGATCCAGAGCCTCACCGTCGGCGAGGCGACGACGGCCCCGGCCGCGACCACGGCGTCCGGCGCCCCGTCGGCCAGCCCCAGCGCGGGCTGA
- a CDS encoding MFS transporter, translated as MTALSVRQVRFRYLTLYGLRWLPTGLLIPVMILLMQERGLSLSQIGLVATAQGLVVLALELPTGGFADALGRKPVLVTAWAICLVSLAVFAVADSFWLFFLVWALQGVYRALDSGPLESWYVDATLAADPDAEYERGLGWAGTVIGLAIGTGALLGGGLVAVGPVGPVSALTLPVLVAIALQAVALVALLVLMVEARPARGAGALRASMVEAPRMVGQAVGLLRRSRVLLALVAVELFWGFGMVTFESLLPLRLADVVGDADRAAALLGPAGSAAWLANALGAALTPLLLRRLGAAPAAALMRVLQGATVVGMGLLAGPVGVLVAYLACYTIHGASNPLHMGLLHRQVDGPYRTSVLSLNSMMAQPGFALGAVVLTALADRNGVSTAMLVGGVVLALAAPLYLPAWRAARATPPPAADALPVPAPAPAAAGGPAEATAPAAAGAPGGAP; from the coding sequence ATGACCGCGCTGTCCGTACGCCAGGTCCGGTTCCGCTACCTCACCCTCTACGGCCTGCGCTGGCTGCCCACCGGCCTGCTGATCCCGGTCATGATCCTGCTGATGCAGGAGCGCGGCCTGTCGCTGTCGCAGATCGGCCTGGTGGCCACAGCCCAGGGGCTGGTCGTCCTCGCCCTGGAGTTGCCCACCGGCGGGTTCGCCGACGCGCTCGGCCGCAAGCCGGTGCTCGTCACCGCGTGGGCGATCTGCCTGGTCTCGCTGGCCGTCTTCGCGGTGGCCGACTCGTTCTGGTTGTTCTTCCTGGTCTGGGCGTTGCAGGGCGTCTACCGGGCGCTCGACAGCGGCCCCCTGGAGTCCTGGTACGTCGACGCCACCCTGGCCGCCGACCCGGACGCCGAGTACGAACGCGGGCTCGGTTGGGCCGGCACCGTCATCGGCCTCGCCATCGGCACCGGCGCGCTGCTCGGCGGCGGGCTGGTCGCGGTCGGCCCGGTCGGGCCGGTCAGCGCGCTCACCCTGCCCGTGCTCGTGGCCATCGCGCTCCAGGCGGTCGCCCTCGTCGCGCTGCTGGTCCTGATGGTGGAGGCCCGGCCGGCCCGGGGCGCCGGGGCGCTGCGCGCCTCGATGGTCGAGGCGCCGCGGATGGTCGGGCAGGCGGTCGGGCTGCTGCGCCGCTCCCGGGTGCTGCTCGCCCTGGTCGCGGTCGAGCTGTTCTGGGGCTTCGGCATGGTCACCTTCGAGTCGCTGCTGCCCCTCCGGCTCGCCGACGTGGTCGGCGACGCCGACCGGGCCGCCGCGCTGCTGGGCCCGGCCGGCTCGGCGGCCTGGCTGGCCAACGCCCTCGGCGCCGCGCTCACCCCGCTGCTGCTGCGCCGGCTCGGGGCGGCCCCCGCCGCCGCGCTCATGCGGGTGCTCCAGGGCGCGACCGTGGTCGGGATGGGCCTGCTCGCCGGCCCGGTCGGGGTGCTGGTGGCCTACCTGGCCTGCTACACCATCCACGGAGCGTCGAACCCGCTGCACATGGGGCTACTGCACCGGCAGGTCGACGGCCCGTACCGGACCAGTGTGCTCTCGCTGAACTCGATGATGGCGCAACCGGGCTTCGCGCTCGGTGCGGTGGTGCTGACCGCGCTGGCCGACCGCAACGGCGTCAGCACGGCGATGCTGGTCGGCGGGGTGGTGCTGGCCCTGGCCGCGCCGCTGTACCTGCCGGCCTGGCGGGCCGCCCGCGCCACGCCGCCGCCCGCGGCGGACGCACTGCCCGTCCCCGCACCCGCGCCCGCCGCGGCCGGCGGGCCCGCTGAAGCGACTGCGCCCGCTGCGGCTGGCGCTCCCGGTGGTGCGCCGTGA